From the genome of Nakamurella flavida, one region includes:
- a CDS encoding DsbA family oxidoreductase, which yields MGAVVTEVNIDIWSDVVCPWCYIGKRRFETAVAAFPHADELQIRWHSFQLDPSAPAEEAGTQAERLSAKYGTGLAQAEKMLTDMTGTAAAEGLDFHFDRLCGGNTFDAHRLLHLAWARGVQSDLEERLFDATFSRGLPVGDHATLTELAVEAGLDRDEVSAVLAGDDYATDVRADLAQARQFGITGVPFFVIDGKYGVSGAQPAELLGQALTQAWSERQPAPLAMVAAAGSAPGCEGDSCTV from the coding sequence GTGGGCGCCGTTGTGACCGAGGTGAACATCGACATCTGGTCCGACGTCGTCTGCCCGTGGTGCTACATCGGCAAGCGCCGGTTCGAGACGGCCGTGGCCGCCTTCCCGCACGCCGACGAGCTGCAGATCCGCTGGCACTCCTTCCAGCTGGATCCCTCCGCGCCGGCCGAGGAGGCGGGCACCCAGGCCGAGCGGCTGTCGGCGAAGTACGGCACCGGGCTCGCGCAGGCGGAGAAGATGCTGACCGACATGACGGGCACGGCGGCCGCCGAGGGCCTGGACTTCCACTTCGACCGGCTGTGCGGCGGCAACACCTTCGACGCGCACCGGCTGCTCCACCTGGCCTGGGCCCGCGGCGTGCAGAGCGATCTCGAGGAGCGTCTGTTCGACGCGACGTTCTCCCGCGGCCTGCCCGTCGGCGACCACGCCACCCTGACCGAGCTGGCCGTCGAGGCCGGGCTGGACCGCGACGAGGTCAGCGCGGTGCTGGCCGGTGACGATTACGCGACGGACGTCCGGGCCGACCTGGCCCAGGCCCGGCAGTTCGGCATCACCGGGGTGCCGTTCTTCGTCATTGACGGCAAGTACGGCGTTTCGGGTGCCCAGCCCGCGGAACTCCTGGGGCAGGCCTTGACCCAGGCCTGGTCGGAGCGGCAGCCCGCCCCGCTGGCCATGGTCGCCGCCGCCGGCTCCGCGCCCGGCTGCGAAGGCGATTCCTGCACCGTCTGA
- a CDS encoding zinc-dependent alcohol dehydrogenase family protein produces MLAAVLHAARSISADQVPDPELIDPTDAIVQVTAACVCGSDLWPYRGVREASGRIGHEFVGVVQEVGAEVRTVKAGDFVIAPFVWSDGTCANCQAGIQTSCLHGGGWGADDRNGHLVDGGQGEFVRVPQADGTLVWAPVSADSPLVPALLSLSDVMGTGHHAALAAGVTRGSTAVVVGDGAVGLSAVLAASRLGAERIIALSSHADRAEMATRFGATDIVGVRGDEAVAAVRELTDGLGAAHVLECVGTTQSWDTAFGATRPGGTIGYVGVPAGLTESFPIRKAFGGNIAVRGGVAPVRAYIPELLADVLDGTLDPSPVFTLELPLTEIAQAYRAMDERTAIKVLVRP; encoded by the coding sequence ATGCTCGCTGCCGTCCTGCACGCCGCCCGTTCCATCTCCGCCGACCAGGTCCCCGACCCGGAGCTGATCGACCCGACCGACGCGATCGTGCAGGTGACCGCGGCCTGCGTGTGCGGGTCGGACCTGTGGCCGTACCGCGGGGTGCGGGAGGCGTCCGGCCGGATCGGCCACGAGTTCGTCGGTGTGGTGCAGGAGGTCGGTGCCGAGGTGCGGACGGTCAAGGCCGGTGACTTCGTCATCGCCCCGTTCGTCTGGAGCGACGGCACCTGCGCGAACTGCCAAGCCGGCATCCAGACCTCCTGCCTGCACGGCGGTGGCTGGGGCGCCGACGACCGCAACGGCCACCTGGTCGACGGCGGGCAGGGCGAGTTCGTCCGGGTGCCCCAGGCCGACGGCACCCTGGTCTGGGCGCCGGTCTCCGCGGACAGCCCGTTGGTCCCCGCTCTGCTGAGCCTGTCCGACGTGATGGGCACCGGGCACCATGCGGCGCTGGCTGCGGGGGTGACCCGGGGCAGCACCGCGGTCGTCGTCGGTGACGGCGCCGTCGGGCTCAGCGCCGTGCTCGCCGCGTCCCGGTTGGGGGCCGAACGGATCATCGCGCTGTCCTCGCACGCCGACCGCGCCGAGATGGCGACCCGGTTCGGCGCCACCGACATCGTCGGGGTGCGCGGGGACGAGGCGGTGGCCGCCGTCCGCGAGTTGACCGACGGCCTCGGCGCGGCCCACGTCCTGGAGTGCGTCGGCACCACCCAGTCCTGGGACACCGCGTTCGGCGCCACCCGCCCCGGCGGCACCATCGGCTACGTCGGAGTGCCCGCCGGGTTGACCGAGTCGTTCCCGATCCGCAAGGCGTTCGGCGGCAACATCGCCGTCCGCGGCGGCGTCGCACCGGTCCGCGCCTACATTCCGGAACTGCTCGCCGATGTTCTGGACGGCACCCTCGACCCGTCCCCGGTGTTCACCCTGGAGCTCCCGCTCACCGAGATCGCCCAGGCCTACCGAGCCATGGACGAGCGGACGGCCATCAAGGTTCTCGTACGCCCCTGA
- a CDS encoding SDR family NAD(P)-dependent oxidoreductase, translating into MSGSRSVADRSRPVDGKRVVVTGAASGIGKGVATALVQGGARVVLLDRNVDAVTAVADELGATAIGCDVTDEDQVRAAMRGAAEHLGGLDGAVNNAGIVLNEPAESMSLVDFNRVIAVNLTGVFLCAREQFPFLADGGGSIVNTASMCAGIVVRPQPQVSYNASKSAVVGLTRSLAAEWADRNIRVNSVSPGYTLTELVRSPELAPQHEQWSSLTPMKRLADIDDLVGAYLFLLSDQAGFMTGQDIVIDGGYTVW; encoded by the coding sequence ATGAGCGGATCACGTTCGGTGGCGGACAGGAGCCGCCCGGTGGACGGCAAGCGGGTGGTGGTGACCGGCGCGGCCTCGGGGATCGGCAAGGGGGTGGCCACGGCGCTGGTGCAGGGCGGCGCCCGGGTGGTGCTGCTGGACCGGAACGTCGACGCGGTGACGGCCGTGGCGGACGAACTGGGCGCCACCGCGATCGGCTGCGACGTCACCGACGAGGACCAGGTCCGTGCGGCGATGCGCGGGGCGGCCGAGCACCTGGGCGGTCTGGACGGCGCGGTCAACAATGCCGGGATCGTGCTCAACGAGCCGGCCGAGTCGATGAGTCTGGTCGACTTCAACCGGGTCATCGCGGTCAACCTGACCGGGGTGTTCCTGTGTGCGCGGGAGCAGTTCCCGTTCCTGGCCGACGGGGGCGGGAGCATCGTGAACACCGCGTCGATGTGCGCGGGCATCGTGGTGCGCCCGCAGCCGCAGGTGTCCTACAACGCCTCGAAGTCGGCCGTGGTGGGGCTGACCCGGAGCCTGGCCGCCGAATGGGCCGACCGGAACATCCGGGTCAACTCGGTCAGCCCCGGCTACACCCTCACCGAGCTGGTCCGCAGCCCGGAACTCGCGCCACAGCACGAACAGTGGTCCTCGCTGACCCCGATGAAGCGGCTGGCCGACATCGACGACCTGGTCGGCGCCTACCTGTTCCTGCTGTCCGACCAGGCGGGGTTCATGACCGGTCAGGACATCGTCATCGACGGTGGTTACACGGTCTGGTGA
- a CDS encoding CatA-like O-acetyltransferase: MDHTTPVDLETWPRREQFAYYTGEVAVSYTITVEVDVTELRAALRTAGRKTYLGQVWAVAAVVNRRPEFRMTMVDGAPAVWNVVHPAFTVFNPARETFAIVWSPWDEDFAVFHDRAAEVLRTHRDAETFTPQDDLPANIVDVSSLPWTSFTGFTLHIAGGWNSLTPVFTLGKFTEREGRTLLPMAVQAHHAVADGFHTARLIEDFRALVAEPSWVGPPGHQTV, from the coding sequence ATGGATCACACGACCCCCGTCGACCTGGAGACCTGGCCCCGCCGTGAACAGTTCGCGTACTACACCGGCGAGGTCGCGGTCTCGTACACGATCACCGTCGAGGTGGACGTCACCGAGTTGCGGGCCGCGCTGAGGACGGCCGGGCGGAAGACGTATCTCGGCCAGGTCTGGGCGGTGGCGGCCGTGGTCAATCGGCGTCCGGAGTTCCGGATGACGATGGTCGACGGGGCGCCCGCGGTGTGGAACGTGGTGCACCCGGCGTTCACCGTCTTCAACCCCGCCCGGGAGACGTTCGCCATCGTCTGGTCGCCCTGGGACGAGGACTTCGCGGTGTTCCACGACCGGGCCGCCGAGGTCCTCCGGACCCATCGCGACGCCGAGACCTTCACCCCGCAGGACGATCTACCCGCCAACATCGTCGACGTGTCGAGCCTGCCGTGGACCTCGTTCACCGGTTTCACCCTGCACATCGCCGGCGGCTGGAACTCCCTCACGCCCGTCTTCACCCTGGGGAAGTTCACCGAACGCGAGGGCCGCACCCTACTGCCGATGGCCGTGCAGGCCCACCACGCCGTCGCCGACGGGTTCCACACCGCCCGGCTCATCGAGGATTTCCGGGCGCTGGTGGCGGAACCGTCGTGGGTGGGCCCGCCGGGTCACCAGACCGTGTAA
- a CDS encoding spermidine synthase codes for MADRTSPRIADAPEGNARSWFRRSAGDSRDVVPADRAVVVRLVAGSALMLFLELALIRWLGANVVHLSYFSNFVLLGSFLGIGLGFLIARKSWSILPAAPVILAILVIGVYLEPVTIDRAGDQIIYFTSLETSGPPAWAVLPLIFILVAAVLAGPAEVVGRCFSKLTPLTAYRWDLVGSVIGIASFTALSFVRAPSVVWGLVVAIGFVALIRRWPRILAVVAGGGMVAILLVETLTSGVSWSPYYKVTTEENYNADGSLNWVNIAVNGVPHQLMRDANLKLEEESQYGLPYERSPGNPLGNVLIIGAGSGSDVAIALSKGAQHIDAVDIDPRILQIGAEQNPNQPYSDSRVTRYVNDGRAFLQTTDTKYDLILFALPDSLALVTGASQIRLESFLFTEQALASAREHLTEQGTFAMYNYYREDWLIDRLAGTAQAAFGHAPCVDKVGAGQAVVTASLDEANQACGTPWVPAGAVIAPATDDRPFLYYQGGAIPPIYLWTLAGVLLLSLIGVRALGGPLRTMRPYADLFFMGAAFLLLETKNIATFALLFGTTWVVNALVFGGVLIIVLAAVETTRRLRTPPLPVVYGAIAAALAVAYLVQPDWLLSWPFVPRLIGAVLLAFVPIYLANIAFAKRFGATEDPADAPSAFGINLLGAMLGGCLEYFALLTGYRNLLIVVAVLYGLAFLLTPKRGLVTV; via the coding sequence ATGGCCGACCGCACCAGCCCCCGGATCGCCGATGCGCCGGAGGGGAATGCGCGGTCGTGGTTCCGCCGGTCGGCCGGGGACAGCCGGGACGTGGTGCCGGCGGACCGGGCGGTGGTCGTCCGGCTGGTCGCCGGCAGCGCGCTCATGCTGTTCCTCGAGCTGGCCCTGATCCGTTGGCTGGGCGCCAATGTCGTCCATCTGAGCTACTTCTCGAACTTCGTCCTGCTCGGCTCGTTCCTCGGCATCGGGCTGGGCTTCCTCATCGCCCGCAAGAGCTGGTCGATCCTGCCGGCCGCGCCGGTGATCCTCGCGATCCTGGTGATCGGCGTGTATCTGGAACCGGTCACGATCGACCGCGCGGGCGACCAGATCATCTACTTCACGTCGCTGGAGACGTCCGGGCCACCGGCCTGGGCCGTGCTGCCGCTCATCTTCATCCTGGTCGCCGCGGTGCTCGCCGGGCCGGCCGAGGTCGTCGGGCGCTGCTTCAGCAAGCTGACCCCGCTGACCGCCTACCGCTGGGACCTCGTCGGGTCCGTCATCGGCATCGCCTCGTTCACCGCGCTGTCCTTCGTGCGGGCGCCGTCCGTGGTGTGGGGCCTGGTCGTGGCGATCGGCTTCGTCGCGTTGATCCGGCGCTGGCCGCGGATCCTGGCCGTGGTCGCCGGCGGCGGCATGGTGGCGATCCTGCTCGTCGAGACGCTGACCTCCGGGGTGTCCTGGTCGCCGTACTACAAGGTCACCACCGAGGAGAACTACAACGCCGACGGCAGCCTGAACTGGGTCAACATCGCCGTGAACGGGGTGCCCCACCAGCTCATGCGGGACGCGAACCTCAAGCTGGAGGAGGAGTCCCAGTACGGGCTGCCGTACGAACGGTCCCCCGGCAACCCGCTCGGCAACGTGCTCATCATCGGGGCCGGGTCGGGCTCGGACGTGGCCATCGCCCTGTCCAAGGGCGCCCAGCACATCGACGCCGTCGACATCGACCCGCGCATCCTGCAGATCGGCGCCGAGCAGAACCCGAACCAGCCGTACTCCGACTCCCGCGTCACCCGGTACGTCAACGACGGCCGCGCGTTCCTGCAGACGACCGACACGAAGTACGACCTGATCCTCTTCGCCCTGCCCGATTCCCTCGCCCTGGTCACCGGCGCCTCGCAGATCCGGCTGGAGAGCTTCCTGTTCACCGAGCAGGCGCTGGCCTCCGCCCGCGAACACCTCACCGAGCAGGGCACGTTCGCGATGTACAACTACTACCGCGAGGACTGGCTGATCGACCGGTTGGCCGGGACCGCTCAGGCCGCCTTCGGCCACGCGCCCTGCGTGGACAAGGTCGGCGCCGGACAGGCCGTGGTCACCGCCTCGCTGGACGAGGCCAACCAGGCGTGCGGGACGCCGTGGGTGCCGGCGGGCGCCGTCATCGCCCCGGCCACCGACGACCGACCGTTCCTCTACTACCAGGGCGGGGCGATCCCGCCGATCTACCTGTGGACGTTGGCCGGGGTGCTGCTGCTGTCGCTGATCGGCGTGCGGGCCCTGGGCGGTCCGTTGCGCACCATGCGCCCGTACGCCGACCTGTTCTTCATGGGCGCGGCGTTCCTGTTGCTGGAGACCAAGAACATCGCCACCTTCGCGCTGCTCTTCGGCACCACCTGGGTGGTCAACGCATTGGTCTTCGGCGGCGTGCTCATCATCGTGCTGGCCGCGGTGGAGACCACCCGACGGCTCAGGACGCCACCGCTGCCGGTGGTCTACGGGGCCATCGCCGCCGCGCTCGCGGTGGCGTACCTGGTGCAACCCGACTGGCTGCTCAGCTGGCCGTTCGTCCCCCGGCTCATCGGCGCGGTGCTCCTGGCCTTCGTCCCGATCTACCTGGCGAACATCGCCTTCGCCAAGCGGTTCGGGGCCACCGAGGACCCGGCGGACGCCCCGTCGGCGTTCGGCATCAACCTGCTCGGCGCCATGCTCGGCGGCTGCCTGGAGTACTTCGCGCTGCTCACCGGCTACCGCAACCTGCTCATCGTCGTCGCCGTGCTCTACGGGCTGGCGTTCCTGCTGACGCCGAAGCGGGGCCTGGTCACCGTGTGA
- a CDS encoding PHP domain-containing protein — MDPVTALRRIAFLLERSRQPTYRVKAFRTAAAILGDLTVEDLDARVHARTLTELAGIGPKTAAVAYEAAAGDTPAYLVGLQDEMGELTEAGHEIRGALRGDLHTHSDWSDGGSPIQEMAVTGLELGHEYQAMTDHSPRLTVANGLTPARLRKQLGVVGAVNAALDQENSGFRLLTGIEVDINEDGTLDQEPELLAELDIVVASVHSKLRADSRTMTTRMLRAIDDPHIDILGHCTGRLVTGGRGTRPESDFDSAAVFAACAERGVAVEINSRPERFDPPRRLLREAVDAGCLFSIDTDAHAPGQLDWQVYGCERAEECGVPVDRIVNTWPVEQLLEWAGRDR; from the coding sequence ATGGACCCGGTCACCGCGCTCCGCCGCATCGCCTTCCTGCTGGAGCGGTCACGGCAGCCCACGTACCGGGTGAAGGCGTTCCGGACCGCAGCGGCGATCCTGGGTGACCTCACCGTCGAGGATCTCGATGCCCGGGTACACGCGCGCACCCTGACCGAGCTCGCCGGCATCGGGCCGAAGACGGCGGCTGTCGCCTACGAGGCCGCCGCCGGTGACACACCCGCCTACCTGGTCGGTCTGCAGGACGAGATGGGCGAACTGACCGAGGCGGGGCACGAGATCCGGGGCGCGCTCCGCGGCGACCTGCACACCCACAGCGACTGGTCGGACGGCGGCAGTCCCATCCAGGAGATGGCCGTCACCGGGCTCGAACTGGGGCACGAGTACCAGGCGATGACCGACCACTCCCCCCGGCTGACCGTGGCCAACGGACTCACCCCGGCCCGGCTGCGCAAGCAGCTGGGCGTCGTCGGGGCGGTCAATGCCGCGCTGGACCAGGAGAACAGCGGCTTCCGGCTGCTCACCGGGATCGAGGTCGACATCAACGAGGACGGCACCCTGGACCAGGAGCCCGAGCTGCTGGCCGAGCTCGACATCGTCGTCGCCTCGGTGCATTCCAAACTGCGGGCCGACTCCCGCACCATGACCACCCGGATGCTCCGCGCCATCGACGACCCGCACATCGACATCCTCGGGCACTGCACCGGGCGGTTGGTGACCGGTGGGCGCGGCACCCGCCCGGAGAGCGACTTCGACTCGGCCGCCGTGTTCGCCGCCTGCGCCGAGCGGGGGGTCGCGGTCGAGATCAACAGCAGGCCCGAGCGTTTCGACCCGCCGCGCCGACTGCTCCGCGAGGCGGTGGACGCCGGATGCCTGTTCAGCATCGACACCGACGCCCACGCCCCCGGCCAGCTCGACTGGCAGGTCTACGGCTGCGAGCGGGCCGAGGAGTGCGGAGTGCCTGTCGATCGCATCGTCAACACCTGGCCCGTCGAGCAACTGCTGGAATGGGCCGGACGGGACCGCTGA
- a CDS encoding TetR-like C-terminal domain-containing protein, with translation MPRAGLDPAIVTAAAAALADEVGLAHLNMSLVAERLGVRGPSLYKHVDGLTDLIHRIAILAATELGDELREAMQGRAGGEALTAAAETIRAYVKRRPGRYAATVGIRPTGPDDPLTGALERTLASLAAVLHGYRLDPRDRIHALRMLRSILHGFATLEASDGFQMSTDVDESFSWMVDFVDRGLRTSTAP, from the coding sequence ATGCCTAGGGCGGGCCTGGACCCCGCGATCGTCACCGCCGCTGCGGCCGCACTGGCCGACGAGGTCGGCCTCGCGCACCTGAACATGAGCCTGGTCGCCGAACGGCTCGGTGTGCGCGGGCCGTCGCTGTACAAGCACGTCGACGGGTTGACCGACCTCATCCACCGCATCGCCATCCTCGCCGCGACCGAGCTGGGGGACGAGCTCCGGGAGGCCATGCAGGGCCGGGCCGGCGGCGAGGCGCTCACCGCCGCGGCCGAGACCATCCGCGCCTACGTCAAGCGGCGCCCGGGCCGGTACGCCGCGACGGTGGGCATCCGTCCGACGGGCCCGGACGATCCGCTCACCGGCGCCCTGGAACGCACCCTCGCCTCGTTGGCCGCCGTCCTGCACGGATACCGGCTGGACCCGCGCGACCGCATCCACGCCCTGCGGATGCTGCGCAGCATCCTGCACGGGTTCGCGACCCTGGAGGCATCGGACGGCTTCCAGATGTCCACCGATGTCGACGAGAGCTTCAGCTGGATGGTCGACTTCGTCGACCGGGGCCTGCGCACCTCGACGGCGCCGTGA
- a CDS encoding alpha/beta fold hydrolase: MIDHLETPEGTIVYEVSGAGPLVVLAHGMGDSRHSYRFVVPELVAAGYRVANVDIRGCGDSTAEWPSYQRADIARDLVAVVRKLGGPAVVVGQSISGGAATIAAATAPDVVVGIVELAPFTRAQSVDLVGLIRNSRHRAGTVQLAKVMMTGSLPGWLTYLDAAIPTKPADWAAERGRIETALRRPERMAALRAMTRTSPKDAGARLADVHCPVLIVEGSADPDWADPRAEAVKILGDLPDGVGEIAVIDGAGHYPHTETPAQVVALLLPFLRRTLTDTAPVDHA; encoded by the coding sequence GTGATCGATCACCTGGAGACCCCCGAGGGCACCATCGTCTACGAGGTCAGCGGAGCCGGGCCGCTCGTGGTCCTGGCCCACGGCATGGGCGACAGCCGTCACTCCTACCGCTTCGTCGTCCCCGAGCTCGTCGCGGCGGGGTACCGGGTCGCCAACGTCGACATCCGCGGATGCGGGGACTCGACCGCGGAATGGCCGAGCTACCAGCGCGCCGACATCGCCCGCGACCTCGTCGCCGTCGTGCGGAAGCTGGGCGGTCCGGCCGTCGTCGTCGGTCAGTCCATCAGCGGCGGGGCCGCCACCATCGCCGCCGCGACCGCCCCCGATGTCGTCGTCGGCATCGTGGAGCTCGCGCCGTTCACCCGCGCACAGTCGGTCGACCTGGTCGGGCTGATCCGGAACAGCCGCCACCGCGCGGGGACCGTCCAGCTCGCCAAGGTGATGATGACCGGCAGCCTGCCGGGCTGGCTCACCTACCTGGACGCGGCGATCCCGACGAAACCCGCCGATTGGGCCGCCGAACGCGGGCGGATCGAGACCGCGTTGCGCAGGCCGGAGCGCATGGCCGCCCTGCGGGCGATGACCAGGACCTCGCCGAAGGACGCCGGCGCCCGCCTGGCCGACGTGCACTGCCCCGTCCTGATCGTGGAAGGCAGCGCCGACCCGGACTGGGCCGACCCCCGGGCCGAAGCGGTCAAGATCCTCGGGGACCTCCCGGACGGAGTGGGCGAGATCGCCGTCATCGACGGCGCGGGCCACTACCCGCACACCGAGACCCCCGCCCAGGTCGTCGCCCTGCTGCTGCCCTTCCTGCGCCGGACGCTGACGGACACCGCCCCGGTCGACCATGCCTAG
- a CDS encoding DeoR/GlpR family DNA-binding transcription regulator: MPRPDAFAEERRRRIAQTVAADGRVRLADLVREYGVTEPTIRRDLSVLEERDLLRRTHGGAIAVGTDHAEPSVTDRSRRNRIAKDAIAVACAAEIGAGDAVFLDTGTTVQAVAARLTQPGLNVLTNSVGVARVLADRADVRHTLLGGQLRTLGDSVTGPIALENLARFTVGVAVLGATGVTGAGISVADLGEAQIKQAVLDRARKVVLAVDSSKFGITDFVGVCGLDRIDVLVTEVANEQVRDWCAEHGVEVRQTP, from the coding sequence ATGCCGCGACCCGACGCCTTCGCCGAGGAGCGTCGCCGGCGGATCGCGCAGACCGTGGCCGCCGACGGCCGGGTGCGCCTGGCGGACCTGGTGCGCGAGTACGGCGTCACCGAACCGACGATCCGCCGGGACCTCAGCGTGCTGGAGGAGCGGGACCTGCTGCGCCGCACCCACGGTGGCGCGATCGCCGTCGGGACGGATCATGCCGAGCCCAGTGTGACCGACCGGAGCCGGCGGAACCGGATCGCCAAGGACGCCATCGCCGTGGCCTGTGCCGCCGAGATCGGCGCCGGTGACGCGGTCTTCCTGGACACCGGCACCACGGTGCAGGCGGTGGCCGCGCGATTGACCCAGCCCGGCCTGAACGTGCTGACCAACTCGGTGGGGGTGGCCCGCGTGCTGGCCGACCGTGCCGACGTGCGGCACACCCTGCTCGGCGGACAGCTGCGCACCCTCGGCGACTCGGTGACCGGCCCGATCGCCCTGGAGAACCTGGCCCGGTTCACCGTCGGGGTGGCCGTCCTCGGGGCCACCGGGGTGACCGGGGCGGGCATCTCCGTCGCCGACCTCGGCGAGGCGCAGATCAAACAGGCCGTGCTCGACCGGGCCCGCAAGGTCGTGCTCGCCGTGGACAGCAGCAAGTTCGGCATCACCGACTTCGTCGGGGTCTGCGGTCTCGACCGCATCGACGTGCTGGTCACCGAAGTGGCGAACGAGCAGGTCCGGGACTGGTGCGCGGAGCACGGGGTCGAGGTCCGGCAGACCCCTTGA
- a CDS encoding alpha/beta fold hydrolase — MTGGAFGGVSFRVVGDGPPVVVLHGLGGDHRQALDLLPPDLRATRIAPDLPGHGDTDLDDRPVGFAPFADLTAALLGDLAISGPVPVVGVSMGAGVAVALATARPDLVDRLILVRPAWLDRPPTHLAVFRVVADLLGTLGPGAGAEAFTRTEEFAAVRAVSPTMAASLLGQFDRPHAVARRRVLATLPVDAPATAAAHAQLGVPTTVVAAPGDPVHPEALARTLAGWIPGAELVLVPAKGPDPAGQLDHLAAVRVAVARGLR; from the coding sequence GTGACAGGCGGCGCGTTCGGCGGTGTGTCGTTCCGGGTGGTCGGGGACGGCCCCCCGGTGGTCGTGCTGCACGGGTTGGGCGGGGATCACCGGCAGGCCCTGGATCTCCTCCCGCCGGATCTGCGGGCCACCCGCATCGCTCCCGACCTCCCGGGGCACGGCGACACCGACCTCGACGACCGCCCGGTCGGGTTCGCGCCGTTCGCCGACCTGACCGCCGCCCTGCTGGGCGATCTCGCGATCTCCGGGCCGGTGCCCGTCGTGGGGGTGTCGATGGGCGCGGGTGTCGCGGTAGCCCTGGCCACCGCCCGGCCCGACCTGGTCGACCGGCTGATCCTCGTCCGGCCGGCGTGGCTCGACCGGCCGCCGACCCATCTGGCGGTCTTCCGTGTGGTGGCCGATCTCCTCGGCACCCTCGGCCCCGGGGCCGGCGCCGAGGCGTTCACCCGGACCGAGGAATTCGCGGCGGTGCGGGCTGTCTCGCCGACGATGGCCGCGTCCCTGCTGGGTCAGTTCGACCGCCCGCACGCCGTGGCACGCCGCCGGGTGCTGGCCACCCTGCCCGTGGACGCCCCGGCGACCGCGGCGGCCCATGCTCAGCTCGGTGTCCCCACCACGGTCGTCGCCGCGCCCGGCGATCCCGTGCACCCCGAGGCGCTCGCCCGCACCCTGGCCGGGTGGATCCCCGGCGCGGAACTGGTGCTGGTGCCGGCCAAGGGACCGGATCCCGCTGGTCAGCTCGACCATCTCGCGGCCGTGCGGGTCGCCGTGGCCCGCGGCCTACGCTGA
- a CDS encoding sugar phosphate isomerase/epimerase family protein translates to MLSVTPGGGWADRLGIFARTFRRATPDQVARAVADAGYPLAHWNFAAIGRPTLADGVTPDEVTGVRAAFDAAGVGIPSVSGTFNVIHPDAELRAAQVRSAVRLIGLVPALGADVLTLCTGTRDADDMWRAHPGNSGPDAWDDLRRTLDPLLEAARDAGIRLGVEPEPGNVITDAARAARLLAELGPDAPLGIVLDPANLITPGTIAQQDEILREAMDLLGDRLIGAQAKDVVAQGYSAAGAGMLDYPAVLRQLARGPAVPLIVQDASEQDAARVRRDLLRWHDEAGR, encoded by the coding sequence GTGCTGAGCGTCACGCCCGGGGGCGGGTGGGCCGACCGGCTGGGCATCTTCGCCCGCACCTTCCGGCGCGCGACCCCCGACCAGGTGGCCCGGGCGGTGGCCGACGCGGGATACCCCCTGGCGCACTGGAACTTCGCGGCGATCGGCCGGCCCACCCTGGCCGACGGCGTCACTCCCGACGAGGTGACCGGGGTGCGCGCCGCGTTCGACGCGGCCGGGGTGGGGATCCCCAGCGTCTCCGGGACGTTCAACGTCATCCACCCGGACGCCGAGCTGCGGGCGGCGCAGGTGCGGTCGGCGGTACGGCTCATCGGGCTCGTCCCCGCCCTCGGCGCCGACGTGCTCACCCTGTGCACGGGCACCCGGGACGCCGACGACATGTGGCGCGCCCATCCGGGCAACTCCGGTCCCGACGCCTGGGACGATCTCCGCCGCACCCTGGACCCCCTGCTGGAGGCCGCCCGCGACGCGGGGATCCGGTTGGGCGTGGAACCCGAGCCGGGCAACGTGATCACCGACGCGGCTCGCGCGGCCCGACTGCTGGCCGAGCTGGGGCCGGACGCTCCCCTCGGCATCGTGCTGGATCCGGCCAACCTGATCACGCCGGGGACGATCGCCCAGCAGGACGAGATCCTCCGTGAAGCCATGGATCTGCTCGGTGACCGACTGATCGGCGCCCAGGCCAAGGACGTGGTGGCCCAGGGGTACTCCGCCGCCGGGGCCGGGATGCTGGACTACCCGGCGGTGCTCCGGCAGCTGGCCCGGGGGCCCGCGGTGCCCCTGATCGTGCAGGACGCGAGCGAGCAGGATGCCGCCCGCGTCCGCCGGGACCTGCTGCGCTGGCACGACGAGGCCGGACGGTGA